CAAATAGCTATTTCATTCTTCATTATCATCACATAGATTgagtaaattaataatttgcAACTTCCAACAAATGAACACCCATAAGCCACATCCCTGTGTGTCTGGCCGAATATGTTGATTAGCTAGATTTTCCATCACTCTGGCATAAGTAGATAGACAATAATCTCTGCTTATCTAACAAAACTTACCATTACTTTCCATTTGGACCTGATACTCAATAGTATCAAAACAAACATCTTTCAATTTGAGCTAGTTATCAACAGTAACATTCAGAGGCAGAACAAGGACGCCTTAtggaattctattttattttcagaAACTAGAACATGATACAAAGAAAACCAGTCCCTAGTCAGGTATTAAGTTACTTTCTCTTCTGTCCTTTTCCGTTTTCTAATTATGCTGCTGTTGCAATCATATAATTGTTATACTTCTCTTGATTTATGACTCCTTAGTCCTACAAGTTTACCACACTGGAAAACAACAGAAGACGAGATAGAAGACCCCATTGGATTGGAAAAAAATgccattttatggttttaatttgGCTGCAGTTTGGAGTCAAATAAGACCAAGAGGAAAGAATTTCAGAGGTTGCCTGTTGGCTAAAATCTGATATCTTGCAGGAACTCATATCTTCTCATAGAGAAAGGAAAAGGaatctatctatatatatatacacgcaGAGCAAGAGTCAACATGATTACAACCAATACATGTGAGGAAATCCACAAAATATACAACATTAAAGGCATAcacaaaaaagaaggaaaagatATTAATAAACCAAATTAGTTGCACTCAGATGGTCCTAAGTTATGACACCTGGAAAAGAAATTAATCCCATAAATAAGGCTATGTCTACGTTTCTCCAAAGATGAGGCGCAAACCTATAATTATTTAGTTGAAGGAGAATTCCAAGACCCAACATCAACTGAAAACCAAGAAAACAAAGCCCTTGAAATGGTGACAAAAGACCACTTGCAACTGGTCTCAACTTTGTACGTTCCACCTGCATTCAAATAACTATCATATAGAAAGGTTTCAATGGATGAAttactgatcaaacccaaccagaAAATTCAAATCTGGACCTTTATTATGAGAGCAGACTAACATGGATAAAAGAACTTTTTGTTGCTCAGAAAACTAAGGATCGTTGAAATGGAGAAGTGTGCCACAAGTCCTAGCAAATTCACTGGTAAAAAATTGAGCATGTCGAAGTTGCAGAAAATAAAGAAGCAAGAGAAAGGCCTAGGATGACATAGGGAATGTGAAGCTAGAAAATTTAGCAGCAGCTTATCTTTATGAAAGTGAGGCCCCTATGCCAATGGGCAAGGAGAGAATGAATTCACATGGTCAACCCCCACAAAAATGTAATACAAATTAGCCGAGTTGAATTAAAGAAACCAatctgactttttttttttttttttttttgggggggggggtgtCTGGGTAGTATCTAGCTAAGAACAACATGAAGACAAATACACTTGGTAAGTATCTCATTCTGCCATAAACTTTAGCTTTTGTTCCAAGGCTGAAGCAGGAGAGTATCACTATAATTTTGTTTggctccttttctttttttattttttaagaggaGGCCAGAAAAAAAATGAACATATCAATGTTGAAACTAATGGTAGCTGTATGGAAGCATACTCATAGGACCCTGCTAATGCTAGGATAAAAAGCCCATACCTCTTAAGATTGTGCAATATAAAATAATCCCAATCAACTTGCTTGAAGCATAAATAATCTACATGCAAACTTTAATGTAATAAACATTTACAGCTGTACAACCACCATTTTCTAGCATAAAGACATTACAAAAACATATCTGCAAAGAAACAACAAGAATTAATATTTACCTTGGTATCAATGTCTCTATCAAGGAGATCATTTATGGTACATCCAGCACCCCTTAAAAGCAAAGCCCCACAACCAAATAAAGTCATCATCTTAAAATCAGGAACGTGCCCCGGGGTTGCTGCCAACGAAATTGACCTAAACAAACAAGAATTATATGTATAAAAGTAAACTATCAAATCACAGGAACATCACAAGTTTTTTCTTGAATGCAACACTAAAATATAAACTTCACCAAAATTGACATTACAAAGGAAAGCACTGCCGCCATTCAAATAAGTTCAATTCttgagaaattttaaaaataaagatatagcCATTTAGAGTGCATTCTACTCACCCTTACCATTAATAACACAATGAAAATGAAAAAGGTTAAACAAACAAACTTATCAGGCGATCAATATGATATCAATTTGTGACTTATACCGTATATAGATTAATGTATTGGTGCCCCAAAAAAACAATCAATGCTGTTTGCAGGGAAATCAACCAAGAATTCATGGGCATATCCATCATATCATCccttaaattatgaaaataagaCAAGGAGGAAAATCCCCATTCATATTTAAATAAGAAAGTGCTGAAATTTCAAACATAAAGAGAAACACTCAAGCTGCATCATCAAATTATTCGCGATAACCATACCACATACAAGGCCAAGCAAGCAGCCAAGTTCCTATCGGCTTATCAAGTCGGGCAAGCCGTGCATAAGGGCGAACCAGTCTCGGCAAGTACAAATCGATCCAAGACACATCTCTCTCTTTCGAAAACCCTCCATTCTCCTTATTATCCTCGTTCTTCTTAGAGCTCGATAGCGTCGAAATTCCTTCAACAAACCTCAAATTGGAGTAATTAGAGTTCTGATCATTGCGggaaaattcaaaatttctcCAGTAGTAAGATTGAGTAAATGGGTAAAATGCAGGGATGCTATAGTTGGTTTTAGGGTTTGGTTCTGATAGGCAACTTGGAGAGACGACGCCTGTATGGTTGAAGAGAGAAAGTGAAGACGAGAGAGAGGAATTGCGCAACCTTCTGGTGGCGGCGATGTTGCCGGAAGCGCGAGAGACCAAAAACGACGTCATGTTTGAGCTTACTGCGAATCTGTTTCTGCTAGAAAAGCATCCTTTAATCAGGGAATTGTGGTGGAAAATAGGAAGTAGAAACAGCAAAAGAACTACAGAAGCAGAAAGAGGGGAGAAGGCAGAGTAGTCTGTAAACTGTAGTAATGAGCCTCTCTTGAAAGAGTGGACTGGCACCGACCCGGGTCAAATACAGAACCGGCCTGGTTAATGGTCCAGTGGACCAGATTGGGCTTGAAGCAAATCATAAATGGGCCGATTAGAGGTTTTCATGAGATCTTAGGAGAGCAACTCATAATgagattttttcaaaaaaaaaaacactgatGAGAtatcttaattaataattatatatctattttaataataaaacaaatatattaattttaagggAAACTTACTtcttagtccctgagatttaacgtaattaacacttctgtccctctattttggcgaccaaacacttaagtccctcactttctcttccgtccaaattcgtagtcggtgataattttttccaaaaataccttTCTCTCAATGTAAAAttcctattttttttctctttcatattttctccaattgaagaagaagaagaagaagaagaagaagaaattgcagaaagggtagaaagaagaagaagaaagaagaagaagaagaagttgcaaaaaaggtagaaagaagaagaagaagaagaagaagaggcatttgagtttgggttttgtgattttgaaatagcggAATTTTTAGTGAGGGTGGCTATTtttgacggaaggactacgaatttggacagaaaagaaagtgagagacttaagtgttgggtcgccaaaatagagggacagaagtgttaattacgttaaacctcagggactaaaaaataatttttcctaattttaatagtaaaataaagtatatactattttatatatttagtcAATATTTACCTTTgaattattaagaaaattaaaatgaattaatcATACTGATTAAGAGAAAAGAGTAACAGAAAGCGAAAAGGTTTTAGAAAGACGGGAGGACAATATTCTGTGAAGAGATTTAGGTTTTGATTCTGTAGCCAGTGCTATTCTGATTTATTCGTACTTGCCTTCGAGTTAGGAAAGAAAGTTTTTCTTTTAAGCCGTCGTTGGTTCTGAGCCTCTCTTGCCATGGATGGATGGGTTGAAGATAAGAAAGAAGAATTTTCTTTTAGGCCGTTGTTCGTTCTGACCCTCTCTTACTATGGGTGGATGGGACAATAcggtataatttttatttttttttcttcttttcttttttttatattgtctTTTTATTGTTTTCGAATCTCCGACTTACGAGGAAGTGTGCATATGGCGAAATCTGTGCTTAGAGTTTCGACTCCAGTTTTCAATGgagaggattttttttttacttgatGTCAGTATTCCGGACTACATCGATAAGCTCGGCGATCAACGTTCTCATATGCATTATTCAATTAAACTCTATGACATCTGTTTTTAAAAAACAGATTTGCTTTTGTGGATGGATTTATCTTAAATTGAAGACTTGTTGTTTGTTTGTTTATATTACATGTTGGTTGTCTATATTTCTTTTGCTTTCATTGCTTTTATTGCTTTTATGtgtcttttttgttttgttcTGGTGATGGATTTTTGTGTTCAATATTTGAGGTGATGAGTTGATGCATTTAGTGTTGTTGAGATAGACTCCATGCATAAAAACTGTTATTGTGCCCACTTGTGTGCTTCTATTTTTATTCTGTTAGTTTGTTGTCTCCGTTAGTggtgagcagtattcagttcaaattgaaaaaaccgatcgaatcgaattaatttaaaaattcagttcggttttttattcatttcagtttggttcattttttaattttaaaaatttgggttatttcagttcggttcagttttgattagaaaaaaaatcaaaaaaatcaaaccgaaccgatttagtgataataatatattatttttaataatatagaaaaattaaatcatattaagattaaaatattttaattaaatcttaaaatattaaaaataaagtataaaaaataaaaaatttattaaaaatcgaaaccgatcaaatcaaaccgaatcgaatcaaatcagaccggtttaattcaatttgatttctgatcaaatcaatttagtttgattttcatGAATactgaaatttcaatttttgatttattcaattcgatttgattcagttttaaaTCGAACCAACCGAATGCTCACACCTAGACTCTCCATTGCTCATCTTTAGATTCGGTCACTACAGCACTGTGTTGATAAAGAACAGAATGTTTGGTGTTGGGCGATCCAATTTAGGTTTGGTTTATTTttagatttgattttttttatttgaatctcatctatttgtaattttttgtataattataaaataaaataaaataaaataaagtgagTTTTaactattgaattttatttttgataaatatgatttcttatttattacattttatactttaattaaatattattttaataatttattatcttataatatagGATTAATTaccaaattatttattttaatttatataaaataaaactagtatttttttttgaaaacaaacagtattttttaatatcGTAATTCTTATGTAAATTtctgttaattaaaaaaatttaaacgttaaatataccatactaccctccatTAATGCCAAGAATTACCCTTCCCCAAACTGTGTTGAAATGAATTTTGATGTGCAGTTAAGACATTCACACAATTATGGAGACAGAGACTCAAACTGGTGATTGAAGCAACTATGGAATTGAACTGAATTAAGTATTAGGTAATGATAACCGCCTGGTTTTTCTAGCCCAGGAATAAGGACGAATCCAAAAGAAGGTCACGAGTCCAAAGCCCGTCAGACCACACGCTCAAAAGACGGCCCGATTTCACAAGTCCGGGATCAGCAACCCAGGACAATTCGGATTAGATACAAGCACAGGCCCAATAGGGAAGCATGCCCATTCACTCACTAACCTTGTTTGCATGCGTGacagggagaattaaatggccgcctggcgtAAAGAAAGGgtctgacacgtccgtacgtacgggcctgTGTGAAGAAATGgtctgacacgtccgtacgtacgggcctgaCTAACATGGACAGGTAGCACTATATACAGGGGGTTTTCTCTTTCAAAAGggggctctcttcttcttcctctccttcctggactccatttttattttctctctgcaactcttACCCAATATActactctaatccataaaatctgacttgagcgtcgaagggtctccaccggggcatCCCTGGTAGACCCTTGACcgttttttccttattttgcaggtcctttcatcaAGTAGAACATTGATAGACCCATTTGATGGACCTATATGGTGGACCAAGAAGAAagtcagatctatcatggaccaggaggaggaaaagatttatcaaatggcgccgtctgtgggaaacaaaagagattttactatctctaaagtttccagatccacccattgagacCCACATAAGGCATGAAAGTTTGAGCgaataacccagctgaaaagaaaggtgAGAGGGGCAGATCGGCTATAAAATCTCAGGGCATGAAGTCGAATGGGACACGATTCATGGCCATCCTACTTGGTTGCGGACAATGCCCCTCAAGTATCGGGGCAACCTGAAGACAATAAGAAATGATCAAATATCCAAGCAGATCAAGGTGAATGAACTCAGACTCTGTATGTCGTCCAGCTCGAAGGCAATGTGAACTGAGATACCCCGGGTCGGCGTGGTCGGCATTAGTCCATCTGACCGTCGAGAGGACGACCAATCAAACACCACTAATAGGACCATCAATGGTTTCGCTGACCGAAATAGCAGGACTGAAAAGAAGCTCGGCAAATCCAACAATCACAGTATTATTACACGTCGAGGTCGGAACCATGTTCGAGATCGGACTGCAGCAGGTCGGCcaaatattgaaattattaatttttcaagatTGAGTTTGATGGGATTGGAGTAAAGTGACGCGCCCACACAATCCATGCGAAAGTGATCGACGTGGCTCTTGATCACTGAGAGGTAAGTACCCAAATCCTTTATAAATATTACAACAAGGCCATTATAAATGATTTTCTAAAATTAGTTCACCCACAATTCACTCCTACTGCAAGCAATTAATTACTATCAATCATTACAACTAGACCAACGCCAAAATCGAGAGCTTTTTGCACAACTTTCATTTATCGTTTTGCAGTTATTATTGATTACAGAATTATAAAGTATAAATAATACTTACACTTTCCACAATATTTTACATGTTCAagcataatattttataaattgaaaactgAAATGTAAAGTTAAAGTGACATGtgcgacatattatttattgataaatattattgaattaacaacgagcatccTCGTTATATACGCCCTGTGCAaactcttattttgcagaaagaaTTCTAAATCTTgtccaagacctcagttaggcacaaaaccagctgagataacgaagcaacagtaaggccaatgagcctgaatcttgtgcaagacctcaaaaaggagcaaaaacggccggcgggatcaacaagatctccccggagcaaaaacggccaggatctcgttagatctcctggagcaaaaacggccggcgatgATCTCaaaaagatctcccggagcaaaaacggccaggatcccgtaagatctcttgGAGCAAAAAGGCCGGCGAGGATCTAaaaaagatctcccggagcaaaaacggccaggatcccgtaagatctcctggagcaaaaacggccggcgaggatctcaaaaagacctcccggagcaaaaacggccggcgaggatctcaaaagacctcccggagcaaaaaacggccggcgaagatctcaaagatctcccggagcaacaaagaccaggatccccaagatctcctggcatcagaagacctcactgagacatagagacctcagggaggtagaagacctcactgagacatagagacctcagggaggtagaagaccaggatccccaagatctcctggcatcagaagacctcactgagacatagagacctcagggaggtagaagacctcactaagacatagagacctcagggaggtagaagaccaggatccccaagatctcctggcattagaagacctcactgagacatagagaccttagggaggtagaagacctcactgagacatagagacctcagggaggtagaagaccaggattcccaagatctcttggcatcaaaagacctcactgagacatagagacctcagggaggtagaagacctcagggaggtagaagacctcactgagatctcccggcaccagaagatcgggatccctaagatctcTCGGCAccagaagaccgggatccccaggATCTCCCAGCACTAAAAAATCGAGCTGAGAAAACAAAAGCAACGTAAAGCTAAAGGTGCCGACCTGAGATACGCAAATATAAGCCCGGAAAAGCAAGCAAGAAAAGGGCCGAGCTCAGAAAGCTCAAGGGCAAACCGAAGCTACAGGCTCACACAAGAGGTTGCGGCACTGGACCATAAAcgaaaagctaaactccgacctcccgaaggagctcgagtcataaggtaaagagactttgatctcgCACAATAGCCAAAAGCGCCAAAGTGCCATACTAACCTAAAGAGGGTGCTGgaatagaaataaaagaatttgaatCCGACCTCTCGAAGGAGCTCGGATTACAGGCCAATAAGACCTCGGTCT
The Manihot esculenta cultivar AM560-2 chromosome 1, M.esculenta_v8, whole genome shotgun sequence genome window above contains:
- the LOC110626153 gene encoding 4-hydroxybenzoate polyprenyltransferase, mitochondrial — protein: MTSFLVSRASGNIAATRRLRNSSLSSSLSLFNHTGVVSPSCLSEPNPKTNYSIPAFYPFTQSYYWRNFEFSRNDQNSNYSNLRFVEGISTLSSSKKNEDNKENGGFSKERDVSWIDLYLPRLVRPYARLARLDKPIGTWLLAWPCMWSISLAATPGHVPDFKMMTLFGCGALLLRGAGCTINDLLDRDIDTKVERTKLRPVASGLLSPFQGLCFLGFQLMLGLGILLQLNNYSQILGASSLLLVFSYPLMKRLTFWPQAYLGLTFNWGALLGWSAIKGSLDPAVVLPLYVGGVFWTLVYDTIYAHQDKEDDLKVGIKSTALRFGDSTKEWITGFGIACISSLALSGVSADIGWPFYAFLAAASGHLAWQIWTVDLSCRADCNRKFVSNKWFGALIFSGILFGRYL